One window of the Streptomyces asoensis genome contains the following:
- a CDS encoding endonuclease NucS domain-containing protein, translating into MPLEFGLWRVDDKPVRVTTRPMPLESRLEELIEADPGILGHPLLLIGRQVLTQYGKVVDLLGMDAEGGLHVLELKRDRTPREVVAQVLDYGSWVQELTNDQIRDIYTSYARGRGLAEELDEAFALRFGGTPPEALNSTHALTIVASEIDAATERIVTYLASGFQVPVNVLFFRYFEDEGRSYLARSWLRDEADAVAPAAGTKGRGKQEPWNGTDWYVSFGDEAGGRNWNDALTYGFVSAGGGQWFSRTIRSLPLGARVFTHIPKAGYVGVGTVCGEPQPFEDATLSVDGERRRMADLPLDGVYRPVGERAATEGEEPREWIVPVAWERAVPREQALWRTGFFANQNSACKLRARFTIDEVSRHFGIDQDIPEA; encoded by the coding sequence ATGCCGCTGGAGTTCGGACTGTGGCGAGTGGACGACAAGCCGGTGCGGGTCACTACGCGGCCGATGCCCTTGGAGTCCCGGCTCGAGGAACTCATCGAGGCCGATCCCGGCATCCTGGGGCACCCGCTGCTGCTGATCGGCCGACAGGTCCTCACGCAGTACGGCAAAGTCGTCGACCTGCTGGGCATGGATGCCGAGGGGGGCCTGCACGTTTTGGAGCTCAAGCGGGATCGCACGCCTCGCGAGGTGGTAGCCCAGGTTCTCGACTACGGTTCCTGGGTCCAAGAGCTCACCAACGACCAGATACGCGACATCTACACTTCCTACGCCCGCGGTAGGGGACTGGCTGAGGAGCTGGATGAGGCGTTCGCGCTGCGGTTCGGCGGCACTCCGCCGGAAGCTCTGAACTCCACTCATGCGCTCACCATCGTCGCGAGTGAGATCGATGCGGCGACGGAGCGGATCGTCACCTACCTGGCGTCGGGGTTCCAGGTACCGGTCAACGTGCTCTTCTTCCGCTACTTCGAGGATGAGGGGCGTTCCTACCTGGCACGCAGCTGGTTGAGGGACGAGGCAGACGCGGTGGCCCCGGCGGCTGGTACGAAGGGGCGCGGTAAGCAGGAGCCGTGGAACGGGACGGATTGGTATGTGTCGTTCGGCGATGAGGCCGGCGGGCGGAACTGGAACGACGCCCTTACCTACGGATTTGTGTCGGCTGGCGGCGGACAGTGGTTCTCTCGGACGATCCGGTCCTTGCCACTTGGAGCGCGGGTGTTCACGCACATTCCCAAGGCGGGCTACGTGGGCGTCGGCACGGTCTGCGGCGAACCGCAGCCGTTTGAGGACGCCACTCTCAGCGTGGACGGCGAACGCCGACGGATGGCGGATCTCCCCCTGGATGGCGTCTACCGACCCGTTGGGGAAAGAGCAGCGACGGAAGGGGAGGAACCCCGCGAGTGGATCGTCCCGGTTGCCTGGGAGCGTGCCGTGCCGCGCGAACAGGCATTGTGGCGCACGGGCTTCTTCGCCAACCAGAACTCCGCCTGCAAGCTCCGCGCCCGCTTCACGATTGACGAGGTCTCCCGTCACTTCGGCATTGATCAAGACATCCCTGAGGCCTGA
- the leuE gene encoding leucine efflux protein LeuE: MFGVIDLPTYLAGLALIVLLPGPNSLYVLSVAARRGVRAGYTAAAGVWCGDTVLMTLSAAGVASLLQANAVLFGIVRYAGAGYLTWLAVGMLRAAWGMWRTRRERVLAEDGPAAVLVERPFRRALVVSLFNPKAILFFVAFFVQFVDPGYAYPVLSFVVLGVFAQLASVLYLSALIFGGTRLAGVFRRRKRLTAGATSAAGALFLGFAVKLSLASA; encoded by the coding sequence ATGTTCGGAGTGATCGACCTTCCCACCTACCTCGCAGGGCTCGCCCTCATTGTTCTCCTTCCGGGGCCCAACTCCCTGTACGTCCTGTCCGTCGCCGCGCGGCGCGGGGTACGGGCCGGGTACACGGCCGCGGCCGGCGTGTGGTGCGGGGACACCGTGCTGATGACTCTTTCCGCGGCCGGGGTGGCCTCGCTGCTCCAGGCCAACGCCGTGCTGTTCGGGATCGTGAGGTACGCGGGCGCCGGCTATCTGACCTGGCTGGCGGTCGGGATGCTGCGGGCCGCCTGGGGGATGTGGCGGACACGCCGTGAGCGGGTGCTCGCCGAGGACGGCCCCGCCGCGGTCCTGGTCGAGCGGCCCTTCCGACGGGCGCTGGTCGTCAGCCTGTTCAACCCCAAGGCGATCCTGTTCTTCGTCGCCTTTTTCGTGCAGTTCGTCGACCCGGGGTATGCCTATCCGGTGCTCTCCTTCGTCGTCCTCGGCGTATTCGCCCAGCTCGCCAGCGTGTTGTACCTCAGTGCCCTGATCTTCGGCGGCACCCGGCTGGCCGGTGTGTTTCGGCGCCGCAAGCGGCTGACGGCGGGGGCCACCTCGGCGGCCGGCGCGCTGTTCCTCGGATTCGCGGTGAAGCTCTCCCTCGCCAGCGCCTGA
- a CDS encoding dynamin family protein, with product MLSATYDELKHRTLTLFMTATSSAQRAGAGAAVERLDAAERPLRDERFTLVVMGEFSHGKSSLLNAYLREPGLFPVHSYVSTRLVTTARFGPEETVLVSLAERPGRSAEQRHIARTEIAAYASETHVTDGDASPDADRATAISVTLPNSVLAQGLVVVDTPGIGGVHRGHTAAAVGVLSSADAVLYVIDAQQEVPASGIAFIEDVARALDVRGCPARLVFAVTKTDRVEEPDTVVAEVRSRLRAVPGLDPYGTAIVGVSSRHRLLHLQDGDPERLELSNFGELEHELRTSVRLSRARLRLGTALNELDSVARTLLASVDHALAVLDAADEAERERLVAAARQHHVKAGDRTATDAWKGALEAELEALSADLCRRATSELAELWRGVRESYRARPELLDDPQLVLDQLARRLALLIAGLGDRARAGTADIHMRAADRTGLTSPAPTPTSLPPLPPLPAPTTLARPDGDDSAEVLVKALTASVEGARTGALIGERLGDIVFSQALGRALPRGPIGEAAQGVMAYGSALLKDDARPGSWPGVSPGALIGARIGAAVGATVAFAGRLRLERKKDLTDRIHTLDRALAPCEEEQRTFLHESLDEIVGACARRAAADMERLAARRQAEHEAALAEIETALAAVGQDTARKRQELTDRRAELHALGLSIVEVADATGALPG from the coding sequence ATGCTTTCGGCCACCTACGACGAACTGAAGCACCGGACCCTGACGCTGTTCATGACCGCGACATCGTCGGCTCAACGAGCCGGCGCGGGCGCTGCCGTCGAGCGGCTCGACGCGGCCGAGCGCCCGCTGCGCGACGAGCGCTTCACCCTCGTCGTCATGGGCGAGTTCAGCCACGGCAAGTCCTCGCTGCTCAACGCCTATCTGCGAGAACCCGGCCTCTTTCCGGTGCACTCGTACGTCTCCACCCGGCTCGTCACGACGGCCCGATTCGGTCCTGAGGAGACCGTCCTGGTCTCCCTGGCGGAGCGGCCGGGTCGCTCGGCCGAACAGCGGCACATCGCACGCACCGAGATCGCCGCCTACGCCTCCGAAACGCACGTCACAGACGGGGACGCCTCGCCGGACGCCGACCGGGCCACGGCCATCTCCGTCACCCTGCCCAACTCCGTACTCGCGCAGGGGCTGGTGGTCGTGGACACACCGGGCATCGGCGGAGTCCACCGTGGGCACACCGCCGCAGCCGTCGGTGTCCTCTCCTCGGCGGACGCCGTGCTGTACGTCATCGATGCTCAGCAAGAGGTGCCTGCCTCGGGCATCGCCTTCATCGAGGATGTCGCACGGGCGCTGGACGTCCGAGGCTGTCCCGCCCGGCTCGTCTTCGCGGTCACCAAGACGGACCGAGTGGAGGAGCCGGACACGGTGGTGGCCGAAGTGCGCTCCCGGCTGCGGGCTGTCCCCGGCCTCGACCCCTACGGCACCGCCATCGTCGGGGTGTCCTCCCGGCACCGTCTGCTCCACCTCCAGGACGGCGACCCGGAGCGCTTGGAGCTGAGCAACTTCGGCGAGCTGGAGCACGAGCTGCGTACGTCGGTGAGGCTCTCCAGGGCCCGGTTACGGCTGGGCACGGCCCTCAACGAGCTGGACTCCGTCGCGCGGACGCTCCTCGCATCCGTCGACCACGCGCTGGCAGTGCTGGACGCCGCGGACGAGGCCGAGCGCGAGCGGCTCGTGGCTGCCGCGAGGCAACACCACGTCAAGGCGGGGGACCGGACCGCGACCGATGCTTGGAAGGGCGCTCTGGAAGCCGAACTGGAAGCCCTGAGCGCTGACCTGTGCCGCCGTGCGACATCGGAACTGGCCGAACTGTGGCGAGGCGTACGCGAGTCCTATCGCGCTCGGCCCGAGCTGCTGGACGACCCGCAGCTGGTGCTGGACCAGCTGGCGCGTCGGCTCGCGCTGTTGATCGCAGGTCTCGGCGACCGTGCGCGCGCCGGAACGGCGGACATCCACATGAGGGCGGCCGACCGGACCGGGCTCACCTCCCCTGCACCGACGCCGACGTCGTTGCCGCCCCTGCCTCCGCTGCCCGCCCCGACCACGCTGGCGCGGCCGGACGGGGACGACAGCGCAGAGGTTCTCGTCAAGGCGCTCACCGCCTCGGTGGAAGGAGCCCGCACCGGCGCACTGATCGGTGAGCGCCTCGGCGACATCGTCTTCAGTCAGGCCCTGGGAAGGGCGCTGCCCCGAGGACCCATCGGCGAGGCGGCACAAGGCGTCATGGCGTACGGCTCCGCACTGCTCAAGGACGATGCCCGGCCCGGCTCGTGGCCCGGAGTGTCGCCCGGCGCTCTGATCGGGGCGAGGATCGGCGCCGCCGTGGGCGCCACCGTGGCGTTCGCCGGGCGGCTGCGACTCGAACGCAAGAAGGACCTGACCGACAGGATCCACACGCTGGACCGGGCGCTCGCCCCCTGCGAGGAGGAACAGCGCACGTTCCTGCACGAGAGCCTCGACGAGATCGTCGGTGCGTGCGCACGCAGGGCCGCCGCCGACATGGAGAGGCTGGCCGCCCGCCGGCAGGCCGAGCACGAGGCGGCCCTGGCCGAGATCGAGACCGCGCTCGCTGCGGTGGGGCAGGACACGGCGCGCAAACGCCAGGAGCTGACCGACCGCCGTGCGGAACTTCACGCGCTGGGCCTCTCGATCGTCGAGGTCGCGGACGCTACGGGCGCCCTCCCGGGCTGA